Proteins from one Camelina sativa cultivar DH55 chromosome 8, Cs, whole genome shotgun sequence genomic window:
- the LOC104709938 gene encoding DExH-box ATP-dependent RNA helicase DExH3-like — MRFTKRISLLLGQTTKIHSRSLLGNPSLHRAFTVGPVSNSPAFLISSRSGDGVTGLFYPRHRRFIGHTAEQFSDDEYECEFEEHKASSSVANVDEWKWKLSILLANGSEQEIVSRDKRDRRDYEQISNLAKRMGLYSEIYGKVVVASKVPLPNYRPDLDDKRPQREVVLPLSLQRRVEGLLQEHLDRQQLLSGKANEGVADSQPPKQTEELPDESSDSFLDGSVMEKVLQRRSMRMRNMQRAWQESPVGRTMLEFRKSLPSFKDKERLLQAIARNQVIVVSGETGCGKTTQLPQYILESEIESGRGAFCNIICTQPRRISAMAVSERVSAERGEPLGETVGFKVRLEGMRGKNTHLLFCTSGILLRRLLSDRNLNGVTHVFVDEIHERGMNEDFLIIVLKELLPRRPDLRLILMSATLNAELFSNYYGGAPTIHIPGFTHPVKAHFLEDVLEITGYKLTSFNQVDDYGQEKTWKTQKQLMPRKRKNQITTLVEDALTKSNFESYNSRTRDSLSSWMPDCIGFNLIEAVLCHICRKERPGAVLVFLTGWDDIRSLSDQIKAHPLLGDPNRVLLLMCHGSMATAEQRLIFERAPPNIRKIVLATNMAEASITINDVVFVVDCGKAKETTYDALNNTPCLLPSWISQASARQRRGRAGRLLPGECYHLYPRCVYDAFAEYQLPELLRTPLNSLCLQIKSLQVDSIAEFLSAALQAPESLAVQNAIGFLKMIGALDEKENLTDLGKLLSILPVDPKLGKMLIMGAIFRCFDPILTIVSGLSVRDPFLLPQDKKDLALSAKLRFSAKDYSDHMHDDSALNNKLSHNQSLVRAIICSGLFPGIASVVHRETSMSFKTMDDGQVSLYANSVNSRFPTIPYPWLVFGEKVKVNAVLIRDSTGVPDSSLILFGGALSTGVQVGHLKMLDGYIDFFMDPNLADSYVKLKEELDKLLQRKLEDPSMDIHKEGKYLMLAVQELVAGDQCEGRFVFGRDTKRPSQPQIGENKHSKDGTNPKSLLQTLLMRAGHSPPKYKTKHLKTNEFRALVEFKGMQFVGKPQRNKTLAEKDAAVEALAWLTHTSDNSSTGQHNEDADSPPDVTDNMLKLLGGRRRRSKGK, encoded by the exons ATGCGTTTCACAAAACGAATAAGCCTCCTCTTGGGGCAGACGACCAAGATTCATAGTCGTTCTCTATTGGGAAATCCATCTTTACACAGGGCTTTTACCGTTGGTCCGGTTTCTAACTCGCCGGCGTTTCTGATTTCGAGTCGCAGTGGTGATGGTGTCACGGGATTGTTCTACCCAAGACATCGTCGTTTCATTGGTCACACTGCGGAACAGTTCTCCGATGATGAATACGAGTGTGAATTCGAGGAACATAAG GCTTCATCTTCTGTGGCCAATGTTGATGAGTGGAAGTGGAAGTTAAGTATTCTGTTGGCCAATGGTAGCGAACAAGAAATTGTTTCCAGAGACAAAAGGGATCGAAGGGATTATGAGCAGATTTCAAATCTTGCCAAGAGAATGGGACTGTACAG TGAAATTTACGGGAAAGTGGTGGTTGCAAGCAAGGTTCCTCTTCCCAACTACCGGCCAGATTTGGATGATAAGCGACCACAACGGGAG GTGGTACTTCCTTTGAGTTTGCAAAGAAGGGTAGAGGGACTTCTCCAGGAACACCTTGATAGACAGCAGCTACTCTCAGGAAAGGCTAATGAAGGTGTAGCTGATTCTCAACCTCCTAAACAGACTGAAGAACTTCCTGATGAGAGTTCTGATTCGTTTCTCGATGGTTCTGTTATGGAAAAGGTACTTCAGAGGAGGAGTATGCGGATGCGCAATATGCAGAGAGCCTGGCAG GAATCCCCTGTGGGAAGGACGATGCTGGAATTCCGGAAATCTTTGCCTTCATTTAAGGACAAAGAAAGACTTCTTCAAGCTATTGCTCGAAACCAG GTAATAGTTGTATCTGGGGAGACTGGATGTGGTAAGACAACTCAACTTCCACAATACATTTTGGAATCAGAGATAGAATCTGGTCGAGGAGCATTCTGCAACATCATTTGTACACAACCTAGGAGAATATCTGCCATGGCAGTTTCAGAAAGAGTGTCAGCTGAGAGAGGAGAACCTCTTGGTGAAACG GTTGGGTTTAAAGTTCGGCTAGAAGGTATGAGAGGGAAAAATACCCATCTTCTATTTTGTACAAGTGGTATCCTACTTAGACGTCTGCTTAGTGATCGCAATTTGAATGGTGTAACACATGTATTTGTTGATGAAATCCATGAAAGGGGCATGAATGAAG ATTTCTTAATTATAGTGTTAAAGGAGCTTCTTCCACGGCGTCCAGATCTGAGATTGATTCTCATGAGTGCCACTTTAAATGCTGAACTCTTTTCTAATTATTATGGAGGGGCACCAACCATTCACATTCCT ggCTTCACACATCCAGTGAAGGCACATTTTTTGGAGGATGTACTCGAAATAACGGGATATAAGTTGACCTCTTTCAACCAAGTTGATGACTATGGTCAAGAAAAGACGTGGAAAACGCAAAAACAGTTAATGCCTcgcaaaagaaaaaaccagaTCACTACTCTTGTTGAG GATGCTCTCACCAAGTCAAATTTTGAAAGCTATAACTCTAGGACACGTGATTCACTTTCGTCTTGGATGCCTGACTGCATAGGATTTAATCTCATTGAGGCTGTTCTCTGTCACATCTGCCGAAAAGAACGTCCAGGTGCTGTATTAGTATTTTTGACAGGATGGGATGATATCAGATCCCTGAGCGACCAAATCAAAGCCCATCCTCTCTTGGGGGATCCCAATAGGGTCTTACTATTGATGTGCCACGGCTCAATGGCAACTGCTGAACAG AGACTCATTTTTGAGAGAGCACCTCCTAATATTCGAAAAATTGTTCTTGCTACAAACATGGCAGAAGCTAGTATTACAATAAACGATGTAGTTTTTGTGGTTGACTGTGGCAAAGCAAAAGAAACCACCTACGATGCTTTGAACAATACACCTTGTTTGCTACCCTCCTGGATTTCTCAAGCTTCTGCTCGACAG agaagaggaagagctGGGCGTCTGCTTCCCGGAGAATGCTATCACTTGTACCCCAGATGCGTCTATGATGCTTTTGCGGAGTATCAACTACCTGAACTTCTGAGAACTCCTTTAAACTCTCTTTGCCTGCAAATTAAAAGTCTTCAGGTTGATAGCATTGCAGAATTCTTGTCAGCTGCACTTCAGGCTCCGGAGTCTTTGGCT GTTCAAAATGCTATTGGATTCCTGAAAATGATTGGAGCACTGGATGAAAAGGAAAATCTAACGGATCTTG GAAAACTCTTATCGATTCTCCCCGTTGATCCCAAGCTGGGGAAAATGCTGATAATGGGTGCCATCTTCCGCTGCTTTGATCCGATCCTGACAATTGTATCAGGGCTCAGTGTCAGAGACCCTTTCCTTCTACCTCAAGACAAAAAGGAC TTAGCTTTATCAGCCAAGTTGAGATTCTCCGCCAAAGACTACAGTGACCATATG CATGATGATTCAGCTCTCAACAACAAGCTAAGTCACAACCAGTCCCTGGTTCGTGCTATCATTTGCTCTGGCCTATTCCCCGGAATAGCATCTGTTGTG CACAGAGAGACTTCCATGTCATTTAAAACAATGGATGATGGCCAAGTATCACTATACGCG AATTCTGTTAATTCACGGTTCCCAACAATTCCGTACCCTTGGCTAGTCTTTGGAGAGAAAGTAAAGGTCAATGCTGTGCTCATACGGGACTCCACTGGTGTCCCTGATTCCAGTTTGATCCTTTTTGGTGGTGCACTGAGCACTGGAGTACAG GTGGGACATCTTAAAATGCTTGACGGGTACATTGATTTCTTCATGGATCCGAATTTGGCTGATTCCTACGTAAAGCTGAAGGAAGAACTAGATAAGCTTCTTCAAAGAAAG CTTGAAGATCCAAGCATGGACATACACAAAGAAGGAAAGTACCTCATGCTTGCAGTTCAAGAGCTCGTTGCTGGAGACCAATGCGAAGGTAGATTTGTCTTTGGCCGTGACACAAAGAGGCCAAGCCAACCGCAAATAGGAGAGAACAAACACTCCAAAGACGGGACAAACCCAAAGAGTCTCCTTCAGACACTTTTGATGAGAGCGGGACACTCGCCTCCGAAGTACAAGACAAAACATCTAAAGACAAACGAATTTAGAGCACTTGTGGAGTTTAAAGGGATGCAGTTCGTTGGTAAACCTCAGAGGAACAAAACGCTGGCTGAGAAAGATGCAGCTGTTGAGGCCTTAGCTTGGTTGACTCATACCTCTGATAATAGTAGTACAGGCCAGCACAATGAGGATGCAGATTCACCACCTGATGTAACTGATAACATGCTGAAACTCCTGGGAGGACGGCGTAGGCGGTCCAAGGGAAAATAA
- the LOC104708629 gene encoding protein RESTRICTED TEV MOVEMENT 2-like, translated as MAARQQQKRPGFGVQYEDLVPKSEWKDEPEATILTIDLPGFAKEQVKVTYVHTTKMIRVTGERPLADRRWSRFNEVFTVPQNCLVDKIHGSFKNNVLTITLPKETITKVANLPEASKTEAAALEKVARLEEKRLLEESKRKEKEEEEARKKKQQLLEEKEGLIRKLQEEAKAKEEAEMRKLQAEAKAKEMAEARKLQEEVEAKEKYEQKKFEEKKLEEMKLVEEAKLKKINERKSVDVSGGKEKILLKPEERKLPEVVYTKSGHVSSPKSESRSGLKPGLGGVGEVVKSAEEKFGSLVEKEKKMGKGIMEKIRRKEITSEEKKLMMNVGVAALVIFALGAYVSYTFCSSSPSSSSSSSSSPSSSSSSTKPE; from the exons aTGGCAGCCAGACAGCAACAGAAAAGACCAGGCTTCGGGGTTCAGTACGAGGATCTTGTCCCCAAATCCGAATGGAAAGATGAACCTGAAGCCACAATTCTCACAATTGATCTTCCAG gttttgcAAAGGAGCAAGTAAAGGTGACATATGTGCACACCACGAAGATGATAAGAGTCACCGGAGAACGTCCTTTGGCTGATCGGAGATGGAGCCGTTTCAACGAGGTGTTCACTGTTCCACAGAATTGTCTAGTAGATAAGATCCATGGGAGTTTCAAGAACAATGTCCTCACCATCACCTTGCCTAAGGAGACGATCACCAAGGTGGCTAATCTTCCGGAAGCTTCTAAAACCGAGGCTGCAGCTCTGGAGAAGGTGGCGAGGCTAGAGGAGAAGAGGTTGTTGGAAGAATCTAAAaggaaagagaaggaagaggaagaagctaggaagaagaagcagcagcttCTGGAAGAGAAAGAGGGGCTAATTAGGAAGCTGCAAGAAGAAGCTAAAGCAAAGGAGGAGGCTGAAATGAGGAAGCTTCAAGCAGAAGCTAAAGCAAAAGAAATGGCCGAGGCAAGAAAGCTTCaagaagaagttgaagcaaAAGAGAAATACGAGCAAAAGAAGTTCGAGGAGAAGAAGCTTGAGGAAATGAAGCTTGTGGAAGAAGCTAAACTAAAGAAGATCAATGAGAGAAAGTCTGTTGATGTTAGTGGAGGAAAAGAGAAGATACTACTAAAGCCAGAAGAGAGGAAGCTTCCAGAAGTGGTCTATACAAAATCGGGGCATGTGTCTAGCCCCAAATCCGAGTCTAGGTCTGGTCTCAAGCCCGGGTTAGGAGGAGTAGGCGAGGTGGTGAAATCAGCGGAAGAAAAATTTGGATCCTTGgtggaaaaggaaaagaaaatgggGAAAGGGATAATGGAGAAAATAAGGAGGAAAGAGATAACaagtgaagagaagaagttgatgatGAATGTAGGAGTGGCTGCTCTTGTTATCTTTGCTCTTGGAGCTTATGTCTCTTATACCTTTTgctcttcatctccttcttcttcatcttcttcgtcgtcgtctccttcttcttcatcatcttctaccAAACCAGAATGA
- the LOC104708630 gene encoding uncharacterized protein LOC104708630 isoform X2 translates to MSRVFVAILLWMCVWVSCNGDGDYVLYKDPKQTVSDRVEDLFGRMTLEEKIGQMVQIDRKVATVNIMRDYFIGSVLSGGESAPLPEATAQNWVDMINEYQKGALVSRLGIPMIYGIDAVHGHNNVYNATIFPHNVGLGATRDPDLVKRIGAATAVEVRATGIPYTFAPCIAVCRDPRWGRCYESYSEDHKVVEDMTDVILGLQGEPPANYKHGIPFVGGRDKVAACAKHYVGDGGTTRGVNENNTVTDLHGLLSVHMPAYADAIYKGVSTVMVSYSSWNGEKMHANTELITGYLKGTLKFKGFVISDWQGVDKISSPPHTNYTASVRAAIQAGIDMVMVPFNFTEFVNDLTSLVKNKVIPVTRIDDAVRRILLVKFTMGLFENPLADYSFSNELGSQAHRDLAREAVRKSLVLLKNGNKTNPMLPLPRKTSKILVAGTHANNLGYQCGGWTMTWQGFSGNKNTRGTTLLGAVKSAVDQSTEVVFREDPDAEFIKSNNFAYAIVAVGEPTYAETAGDSDKLTMLEPGPAIISSTCQAVKCVVVVISGRPLVMEPYIASIEALVAAWLPGTEGQGITDALFGDHGFSGKLPVTWFRNTEQLPMSYGDSHYDPLFAYGSGLETESVESIVARSTSGSATSAKPCLITVLVSATICLFLFPSRVLRR, encoded by the exons ATGAGCAGAGTTTTCGTAGCGATTCTTCTATGGATGTGTGTGTGGGTTTCTTGTAATGGGGATGGAGACTATGTGTTGTACAAGGACCCCAAACAGACCGTTTCAGATCGAGTTGAGGATTTGTTTGGTAGAATGACTTTGGAAGAGAAGATTGGTCAGATGGTGCAGATTGATAGAAAGGTTGCCACTGTTAACATCATGAGAGATTACTTCATCG GCAGTGTATTGAGTGGTGGTGAGAGTGCTCCACTTCCTGAGGCAACCGCTCAGAATTGGGTTGATATGATCAATGAGTATCAGAAAGGAGCTTTAGTGAGTCGTTTGGGGATTCCTATGATATATGGCATTGATGCCGTTCACGGGCATAACAATGTCTACAACGCTACTATCTTCCCTCACAATGTTGGTCTTGGAGCCACCAG GGATCCTGATCTGGTTAAGAGGATTGGAGCAGCTACTGCAGTCGAAGTCAGAGCCACTGGAATTCCATACACATTTGCTCCTTGCATTGCA GTTTGTAGAGATCCAAGATGGGGTAGGTGTTATGAGAGCTACAGCGAGGATCACAAAGTTGTGGAAGACATGACAGATGTCATACTTGGTTTACAAGGAGAGCCTCCTGCCAACTATAAGCATGGCATTCCATTTGTTGGTGGCAG GGATAAAGTTGCAGCATGTGCCAAGCATTACGTGGGAGATG GTGGGACAACCCGAGGAGTAAATGAGAACAACACGGTGACTGATTTACATGGTCTTCTTAGCGTTCACATGCCTGCTTATGCTGATGCAATATACAAAGGTGTTTCCACAGTCATGGTTTCATATTCGAGCTGGAATGGTGAAAAGATGCATGCAAATACTGAGCTTATCACAGGGTATCTTAAGGGTACCCTTAAGTTTAAG GGTTTTGTTATTTCGGATTGGCAAGGTGTTGATAAGATTTCCTCACCACCGCATACGAACTACACAGCTTCCGTCCGAGCTGCAATTCAAGCTGGCATTGATATG GTCATGGTCCCCTTCAACTTTACCGAGTTTGTCAATGATCTTACGTCCTTGGTGAAGAACAAAGTAATTCCTGTCACCCGGATTGATGATGCTGTCAGAAGAATCCTGCTTGTCAAGTTCACCATGGGTCTTTTTGAGAACCCTTTGGCTGATTACAGCTTTTCCAATGAACTAGGAAGCCAG GCACACAGAGACTTGGCAAGGGAGGCTGTTAGGAAATCCCTTGTGCTGCTGAAAAACGGGAACAAAACCAATCCTATGCTCCCACTTCCCAGAAAGACTTCGAAGATCCTAGTCGCTGGCACTCACGCTAATAATTTGGGTTATCAGTGTGGTGGTTGGACCATGACATGGCAAGGATTTAGCGGTAACAAGAACACGAGGG GGACTACACTTCTTGGCGCTGTAAAATCAGCTGTTGATCAAAGCACTGAAGTTGTCTTCCGCGAAGATCCAGATGCTGAATTCATCAAATCGAACAACTTTGCTTATGCAATCGTTGCTGTTGGTGAACCTACATATGCAGAGACAGCTGGAGATAGCGACAAGCTAACTATGCTGGAACCAGGTCCAGCGATTATTAGCTCCACTTGTCAGGCTGTCAAGTGTGTGGTTGTGGTTATTTCAGGCAGACCGCTTGTGATGGAACCTTATATTGCCTCCATTGAGGCATTGGTTGCAGCGTGGCTACCAGGAACAGAAGGACAAGGTATAACTGATGCTCTTTTTGGGGACCATGGCTTCAGTGGAAAACTTCCTGTTACATGGTTCAGAAACACAGAGCAGTTGCCTATGAGCTATGGAGATTCACATTATGACCCACTCTTTGCTTATGGGTCTGGTCTTGAAACCGAATCTGTTGAAAGCATTGTTGCTAG GTCAACCTCAGGTTCTGCTACTAGCGCAAAGCCTTGCTTAATCACAGTCCTTGTATCTGCTACAATTTGTCTATTTCTCTTCCCAAG CCGAGTTCTGAGAAGATAA
- the LOC104708630 gene encoding uncharacterized protein LOC104708630 isoform X1, with protein sequence MSRVFVAILLWMCVWVSCNGDGDYVLYKDPKQTVSDRVEDLFGRMTLEEKIGQMVQIDRKVATVNIMRDYFIGSVLSGGESAPLPEATAQNWVDMINEYQKGALVSRLGIPMIYGIDAVHGHNNVYNATIFPHNVGLGATRDPDLVKRIGAATAVEVRATGIPYTFAPCIAVCRDPRWGRCYESYSEDHKVVEDMTDVILGLQGEPPANYKHGIPFVGGRDKVAACAKHYVGDGGTTRGVNENNTVTDLHGLLSVHMPAYADAIYKGVSTVMVSYSSWNGEKMHANTELITGYLKGTLKFKGFVISDWQGVDKISSPPHTNYTASVRAAIQAGIDMVMVPFNFTEFVNDLTSLVKNKVIPVTRIDDAVRRILLVKFTMGLFENPLADYSFSNELGSQAHRDLAREAVRKSLVLLKNGNKTNPMLPLPRKTSKILVAGTHANNLGYQCGGWTMTWQGFSGNKNTRGTTLLGAVKSAVDQSTEVVFREDPDAEFIKSNNFAYAIVAVGEPTYAETAGDSDKLTMLEPGPAIISSTCQAVKCVVVVISGRPLVMEPYIASIEALVAAWLPGTEGQGITDALFGDHGFSGKLPVTWFRNTEQLPMSYGDSHYDPLFAYGSGLETESVESIVARSTSGSATSAKPCLITVLVSATICLFLFPSRVLRR encoded by the exons ATGAGCAGAGTTTTCGTAGCGATTCTTCTATGGATGTGTGTGTGGGTTTCTTGTAATGGGGATGGAGACTATGTGTTGTACAAGGACCCCAAACAGACCGTTTCAGATCGAGTTGAGGATTTGTTTGGTAGAATGACTTTGGAAGAGAAGATTGGTCAGATGGTGCAGATTGATAGAAAGGTTGCCACTGTTAACATCATGAGAGATTACTTCATCG GCAGTGTATTGAGTGGTGGTGAGAGTGCTCCACTTCCTGAGGCAACCGCTCAGAATTGGGTTGATATGATCAATGAGTATCAGAAAGGAGCTTTAGTGAGTCGTTTGGGGATTCCTATGATATATGGCATTGATGCCGTTCACGGGCATAACAATGTCTACAACGCTACTATCTTCCCTCACAATGTTGGTCTTGGAGCCACCAG GGATCCTGATCTGGTTAAGAGGATTGGAGCAGCTACTGCAGTCGAAGTCAGAGCCACTGGAATTCCATACACATTTGCTCCTTGCATTGCA GTTTGTAGAGATCCAAGATGGGGTAGGTGTTATGAGAGCTACAGCGAGGATCACAAAGTTGTGGAAGACATGACAGATGTCATACTTGGTTTACAAGGAGAGCCTCCTGCCAACTATAAGCATGGCATTCCATTTGTTGGTGGCAG GGATAAAGTTGCAGCATGTGCCAAGCATTACGTGGGAGATGGTGGGACAACCCGAGGAGTAAATGAGAACAACACGGTGACTGATTTACATGGTCTTCTTAGCGTTCACATGCCTGCTTATGCTGATGCAATATACAAAGGTGTTTCCACAGTGATGGTTTCATATTCGAGCTGGAATGGTGAAAAGATGCATGCAAATACTGAGCTTATCACAGGGTATCTTAAGGGTACCCTTAAGTTTAAG GGTTTTGTTATTTCGGATTGGCAAGGTGTTGATAAGATTTCCTCACCACCGCATACGAACTACACAGCTTCCGTCCGAGCTGCAATTCAAGCTGGCATTGATATG GTCATGGTCCCCTTCAACTTTACCGAGTTTGTCAATGATCTTACGTCCTTGGTGAAGAACAAAGTAATTCCTGTCACCCGGATTGATGATGCTGTCAGAAGAATCCTGCTTGTCAAGTTCACCATGGGTCTTTTTGAGAACCCTTTGGCTGATTACAGCTTTTCCAATGAACTAGGAAGCCAG GCACACAGAGACTTGGCAAGGGAGGCTGTTAGGAAATCCCTTGTGCTGCTGAAAAACGGGAACAAAACCAATCCTATGCTCCCACTTCCCAGAAAGACTTCGAAGATCCTAGTCGCTGGCACTCACGCTAATAATTTGGGTTATCAGTGTGGTGGTTGGACCATGACATGGCAAGGATTTAGCGGTAACAAGAACACGAGGG GGACTACACTTCTTGGCGCTGTAAAATCAGCTGTTGATCAAAGCACTGAAGTTGTCTTCCGCGAAGATCCAGATGCTGAATTCATCAAATCGAACAACTTTGCTTATGCAATCGTTGCTGTTGGTGAACCTACATATGCAGAGACAGCTGGAGATAGCGACAAGCTAACTATGCTGGAACCAGGTCCAGCGATTATTAGCTCCACTTGTCAGGCTGTCAAGTGTGTGGTTGTGGTTATTTCAGGCAGACCGCTTGTGATGGAACCTTATATTGCCTCCATTGAGGCATTGGTTGCAGCGTGGCTACCAGGAACAGAAGGACAAGGTATAACTGATGCTCTTTTTGGGGACCATGGCTTCAGTGGAAAACTTCCTGTTACATGGTTCAGAAACACAGAGCAGTTGCCTATGAGCTATGGAGATTCACATTATGACCCACTCTTTGCTTATGGGTCTGGTCTTGAAACCGAATCTGTTGAAAGCATTGTTGCTAG GTCAACCTCAGGTTCTGCTACTAGCGCAAAGCCTTGCTTAATCACAGTCCTTGTATCTGCTACAATTTGTCTATTTCTCTTCCCAAG CCGAGTTCTGAGAAGATAA